From a region of the Xanthomonas rydalmerensis genome:
- a CDS encoding efflux RND transporter permease subunit: protein MNLTRATLQSSRLALFSAALILIGGIVTFLGFPSQEEPSVTVRDAIVQVGFPGMPSERVENLLARPLEERLREVSGLKKIVTTIHPGSAIVQVTAQDSVKDLPALWQRVRSKAAEAGAELPAGTQGPLVDDDFGRVAIASIAVTAPGFNTAEMLGPLRQMRAQLYTVPGVERVTFHGLQDERVYVAFDRTKLGEAGLTPATVAQQLRAQNVVAGGGLVAASGMAMTVTTSGEVRDLDDLRNTPIATQGADGPRQIPLSQLARIELMPVDPPEAGAIYQGQPAVVVAVSMAPGNNVAEVGKALRRTLGETAKALPVGFAQHVVTFQADVVEREMGKMHHVMGETIVIVMAVVMLFLGWRTGLIVGAIVPLTILGALIAMRALNVELQTVSIAAIILALGLLVDNGIVIAEDIERRLAAGEERRAACEAAGRSLAIPLLTSSLVIVLAFSPFFFGQTSTNEYMRSLAIVLAVTLLGSWLLSITITPLLCMYFARAHAAPGHGDTYMSKPYRLYRRAIEALLTHKALFLGSMLALLALAVTVLVSVPYSFLPKSDRLQFQMPVTLQPGSDARETLRTVQSISQWLADRRQNPQIVDSIGYVADGGPRIVLGLNPPLPAANIAYFTVSVRPGSDIDALIAKVRTHLRQAYPAVRAEPKRFSLGSTESGVAIYRVIGPDEAQLRRLAGGIADALRALPGTLDVSDDWDSRIPGYVVQVDQAKARRAGVASEDIAQALQLRYGGVDASVIHDDGTNVPIVLRGDGAQDARGGNPGNTPIYPSSGAAPLPLAAIADIQLSSEPSTIQRRNLSRAITITGRNPDLTTDQVVDALADKVAALRLPPGYRIEMGGELEDAAEANQALLQYMPHALGAILLLFVWQFNSFRKLFIVVASIPFVLIGATLALLVTGYPFGFMATFGLLALAGIIVNNAVLLLERIEAELADGLPRHEAVIAAAVKRLRPIVMTKLTCIVGLIPLMLFAGPLWTGMAITMIGGLALGTLVTLGVIPVLYDLLFARRAGMPAKAAA, encoded by the coding sequence ATGAACCTGACCCGCGCCACCCTGCAATCGAGCCGCCTGGCGCTGTTCAGCGCCGCCCTGATCCTGATCGGCGGCATCGTCACCTTCCTCGGCTTTCCGTCGCAGGAAGAACCCAGCGTGACCGTGCGCGATGCGATCGTGCAAGTCGGGTTCCCCGGCATGCCCAGCGAACGCGTGGAAAACCTGCTCGCGCGCCCGCTGGAAGAACGGCTGCGCGAGGTCAGCGGTCTGAAGAAGATCGTCACCACCATCCATCCCGGCAGCGCCATCGTGCAGGTCACCGCGCAGGACAGCGTCAAGGACCTGCCGGCACTGTGGCAGCGTGTGCGCAGTAAGGCCGCCGAAGCCGGCGCCGAGCTGCCCGCGGGCACACAGGGGCCGCTGGTGGACGACGACTTCGGCCGCGTCGCCATCGCCTCGATCGCGGTCACCGCACCCGGCTTCAACACCGCCGAGATGCTCGGGCCGCTGCGGCAGATGCGCGCGCAACTGTACACCGTGCCGGGCGTCGAGCGGGTCACCTTCCACGGTCTGCAGGACGAGCGCGTCTATGTCGCCTTCGACCGCACCAAACTGGGCGAGGCTGGTCTCACCCCGGCCACGGTCGCGCAGCAACTGCGCGCGCAGAACGTGGTCGCCGGTGGCGGCCTGGTCGCCGCGTCGGGCATGGCGATGACCGTGACCACCTCCGGCGAAGTGCGCGACCTGGACGACTTGCGCAATACCCCGATCGCCACGCAGGGCGCCGACGGCCCGCGGCAGATTCCGCTGTCGCAACTGGCGCGGATCGAGCTGATGCCGGTGGATCCGCCGGAGGCCGGCGCCATCTACCAGGGCCAGCCGGCGGTGGTGGTGGCGGTGTCGATGGCCCCGGGCAACAACGTCGCCGAGGTCGGCAAGGCGCTGCGACGCACCCTGGGCGAGACCGCCAAGGCGCTGCCGGTGGGCTTCGCGCAGCACGTGGTCACCTTCCAGGCCGACGTGGTCGAGCGCGAGATGGGCAAGATGCACCACGTCATGGGCGAGACCATCGTCATCGTGATGGCGGTGGTGATGCTGTTCCTCGGCTGGCGCACCGGCCTGATCGTCGGCGCGATCGTGCCGCTGACCATCCTCGGCGCGCTGATCGCGATGCGGGCGCTGAACGTGGAACTGCAGACCGTGTCCATCGCCGCGATCATCCTGGCGCTGGGCCTGCTGGTGGACAACGGCATCGTCATCGCCGAGGACATCGAGCGGCGCCTTGCCGCCGGCGAGGAACGCCGCGCCGCCTGCGAGGCCGCCGGCCGCAGCCTGGCGATCCCGCTGCTGACCTCCTCGCTGGTGATCGTGCTGGCGTTCTCGCCGTTCTTCTTCGGCCAGACCAGCACCAACGAATACATGCGCTCGCTGGCGATCGTGCTGGCGGTGACCCTGCTCGGCTCGTGGCTGCTCAGCATCACCATCACCCCGCTGCTGTGCATGTACTTCGCCCGCGCGCATGCCGCGCCCGGCCACGGCGATACCTATATGTCCAAACCGTATCGCCTGTACCGGCGCGCGATCGAGGCGCTGCTGACGCACAAGGCGCTGTTCCTGGGCAGCATGCTGGCGCTCCTTGCGCTGGCGGTGACGGTGCTGGTCTCGGTGCCGTACAGCTTCCTGCCCAAGTCCGACCGCCTGCAGTTCCAGATGCCGGTAACCCTGCAACCGGGCAGCGATGCGCGCGAGACCCTGCGCACCGTGCAGTCGATCAGCCAGTGGCTGGCCGACCGCCGGCAGAACCCGCAGATCGTCGACAGCATCGGCTACGTCGCCGACGGCGGCCCGCGCATCGTGCTCGGGCTGAACCCGCCGCTGCCGGCGGCCAACATCGCCTACTTCACCGTCAGCGTGCGGCCGGGCAGCGACATCGACGCGCTGATCGCCAAGGTGCGCACCCACCTGCGCCAGGCCTACCCGGCGGTGCGCGCCGAGCCCAAGCGCTTTTCGCTGGGCTCGACCGAATCCGGCGTGGCGATCTACCGGGTGATCGGCCCGGACGAGGCGCAACTGCGCCGCCTCGCCGGGGGCATCGCCGACGCCTTGCGCGCCCTGCCCGGCACGCTCGACGTCAGCGACGACTGGGACAGCCGTATTCCGGGCTATGTGGTGCAGGTGGACCAGGCCAAGGCGCGCCGCGCCGGCGTCGCCAGCGAGGACATCGCCCAGGCACTGCAGCTGCGCTACGGCGGCGTGGACGCCTCGGTGATCCACGACGATGGCACTAACGTGCCGATCGTGCTGCGCGGCGACGGCGCCCAGGATGCGCGCGGCGGCAATCCCGGCAACACGCCGATCTACCCGTCCTCCGGCGCCGCGCCGCTGCCGCTGGCGGCGATCGCCGACATCCAGCTGAGCTCGGAACCCTCGACGATCCAGCGCCGCAACCTGAGCCGCGCCATCACCATCACCGGCCGCAACCCGGACCTGACCACTGACCAGGTGGTGGACGCACTGGCCGACAAGGTCGCGGCACTGCGCCTGCCGCCGGGTTACCGCATCGAGATGGGCGGCGAACTGGAGGACGCCGCCGAAGCCAACCAGGCGCTGCTGCAGTACATGCCGCATGCGCTGGGCGCGATCCTGCTGCTGTTCGTGTGGCAGTTCAATTCGTTCCGCAAGCTGTTCATCGTGGTCGCCAGTATTCCGTTCGTGCTGATCGGCGCCACCCTCGCCCTGCTGGTCACCGGCTATCCGTTCGGTTTCATGGCCACCTTCGGCCTGCTCGCGCTAGCCGGCATCATCGTCAACAACGCGGTGCTGCTGCTGGAGCGGATCGAAGCCGAACTGGCCGATGGCCTGCCCCGGCACGAGGCGGTGATCGCCGCGGCGGTCAAGCGCCTGCGCCCGATCGTGATGACCAAGCTGACCTGCATCGTCGGCCTGATCCCGCTGATGCTGTTCGCCGGCCCGCTGTGGACCGGCATGGCCATTACCATGATCGGCGGCCTGGCCTTGGGCACGCTGGTGACCCTGGGCGTGATCCCGGTGCTGTACGACCTGCTGTTCGCACGCCGTGCCGGCATGCCGGCGAAGGCCGCGGCATGA
- a CDS encoding efflux RND transporter periplasmic adaptor subunit — protein sequence MTLRPTLLLMLCLPLAALTLSGCDREAAPPADAPRAVKLETVGSDAAHDSTRYLAQVRQQQHADLGFEGGGRIATIAVDVGDRVHAGQVLARLDPEPNRLRLQQAEAGVGIAAADLQQQQTQLAQQQAMFDDGAASAATLTAAKSAFAAAQARVRSAQSDLALARRAVRQSELRAPFDGSVVARLQQPDTLVSAGQPVLQLDGADRAQVLATLPADRAAALQPGQRVLAYRSSAPQQGLPLRLRSVSERVDGGATVQALFDSTGTDATQPRSGESLLLALPDSAANQAPSVPLSALIPSMADGQTMVFVYRQDNGSVRRRQVVAGHADGGRVQILRGLAAGERIVAAGAAFLHDGQHVVPFRPTTRLGTTSP from the coding sequence ATGACCCTGCGCCCCACCCTGCTTCTCATGCTGTGCCTGCCGCTGGCTGCGCTGACGCTGTCCGGCTGCGACCGCGAGGCCGCGCCGCCCGCCGATGCGCCGCGCGCGGTCAAGCTGGAAACCGTCGGCAGCGACGCCGCGCATGACAGCACCCGCTACCTCGCCCAGGTGCGCCAGCAACAACACGCCGATCTCGGCTTCGAAGGCGGCGGCCGCATCGCCACCATCGCCGTGGACGTGGGCGACCGCGTGCACGCCGGCCAGGTGCTCGCGCGCCTGGATCCGGAGCCGAACCGCCTGCGCCTGCAGCAGGCCGAGGCCGGCGTCGGCATCGCCGCGGCCGACCTGCAGCAGCAACAGACCCAGCTCGCACAGCAGCAGGCCATGTTCGACGACGGCGCCGCCTCCGCCGCGACCCTGACCGCCGCCAAGAGCGCCTTCGCCGCGGCGCAGGCGCGGGTCCGCAGCGCACAGTCGGACCTGGCGCTGGCGCGCCGCGCGGTGCGCCAGTCGGAACTGCGCGCGCCGTTCGACGGCAGTGTGGTGGCGCGGCTGCAGCAGCCCGACACCTTGGTCAGCGCCGGCCAGCCGGTGCTGCAACTGGACGGCGCGGATCGCGCGCAGGTGCTGGCGACGCTGCCGGCCGATCGCGCGGCAGCGCTGCAACCCGGCCAGCGCGTCCTCGCCTACCGCAGCAGCGCGCCGCAGCAGGGATTGCCGCTGCGCCTGCGCAGCGTGTCCGAACGCGTGGACGGCGGCGCCACCGTGCAGGCGCTGTTCGACAGCACAGGCACCGATGCCACGCAGCCGCGCAGCGGCGAATCGCTGCTGCTGGCCCTGCCCGACAGCGCCGCCAATCAGGCGCCGAGCGTGCCGTTGAGCGCGCTGATCCCGAGCATGGCCGATGGCCAGACCATGGTGTTCGTGTACCGCCAGGACAACGGCAGCGTACGCCGCCGCCAGGTCGTCGCAGGGCACGCCGATGGCGGCCGCGTGCAGATCCTGCGCGGCCTTGCCGCGGGCGAACGCATCGTCGCCGCCGGCGCCGCCTTCCTCCACGACGGCCAGCACGTCGTGCCGTTCCGTCCCACCACCCGCCTCGGCACCACCTCGCCATGA
- a CDS encoding MipA/OmpV family protein → MKHVLSVLSPTLTMALLALPPAAHAADSDPASSAGLFGDRTQLSVGGGAMLTPRYAGSADDRVQAVPVVSVQRGILFADTVRGAGVQFQNAHGFSASQSFGYDLGRLQRNSSWRPGSRSLDGMGDVPGAITARSLVMQQLTPYLALDAEAEFALKDGARRNRYRAGARFTLLQAAADNVTLDLDAHVGDRRFNQAYFGVTDAQSVTSGFQPHRADAGVYAYTVGAEWDHTLSPHWTASLLLNATRYVGAADGSPVVRRRAAAGGGATVTYTF, encoded by the coding sequence ATGAAACATGTCCTGTCCGTTCTTTCGCCCACGTTGACCATGGCCTTGCTGGCGCTGCCACCGGCCGCGCACGCCGCAGATTCCGATCCGGCATCCAGCGCCGGCCTGTTCGGCGACCGCACCCAACTGAGCGTGGGCGGCGGCGCCATGCTGACCCCGCGTTATGCCGGTTCTGCCGACGATCGCGTGCAGGCGGTGCCGGTGGTCTCTGTGCAGCGCGGCATCCTGTTCGCGGACACGGTGCGCGGCGCCGGCGTGCAGTTCCAGAATGCGCACGGCTTCTCCGCCAGCCAGTCGTTCGGCTACGACCTGGGCCGCCTGCAGCGCAACAGCAGCTGGCGCCCCGGCTCCAGGAGCCTGGACGGCATGGGCGACGTGCCCGGCGCGATCACCGCGCGCAGCTTGGTCATGCAGCAGCTGACCCCGTACCTGGCGCTGGACGCCGAAGCCGAGTTCGCGCTGAAGGACGGCGCGCGCCGCAACCGCTATCGCGCCGGGGCACGCTTCACCCTGCTGCAGGCCGCGGCCGACAACGTCACCCTGGACCTGGACGCGCACGTCGGCGACCGCCGCTTCAACCAGGCGTACTTCGGCGTCACCGATGCGCAAAGCGTGACCAGTGGCTTCCAACCGCACCGCGCCGATGCCGGCGTGTACGCCTACACGGTCGGTGCCGAATGGGACCACACGCTGTCGCCGCACTGGACCGCCTCGCTGCTGCTCAACGCCACCCGCTACGTCGGCGCCGCCGATGGCAGCCCGGTGGTGCGTCGCCGCGCCGCTGCCGGCGGCGGCGCCACCGTCACCTACACCTTCTGA
- a CDS encoding efflux transporter outer membrane subunit, giving the protein MLAVEFDHPTAAMILPSPLLRPRRTGALLGLLALVLGGCSLAPVYQRPQAALPPTLGATTATEAAAPNRSDNALTEQEQQFVQAFSPQHDLTPLLAQALAHDPDFRNAVLTVQQARAQYRIERAQQLPQLGLDAQGTRRSYDDAATQARYGQKLSTVAVGVDGFELDLFGKLASLSAAAQQRYLASEDGRQAARGALIAEVLRAYTLERAALQSQQQAQTIAERSAALLAIAMRQQAVGLISRDALDRQRHDDDQAQARAQQASSDHAAARRALQLLAGYTAPDGAGTLQDLLPRAEQDDGHAWRDLDSQLLLQRPDVRQAEAELRARNADIGAARAAFFPSIRLSTSLGTASEALNGLFMPGSRTWSFMPQLLLPLFDGGRNRANLDLAQLRKDGAVVDYEKTVEAAFREVADALDALPALQQREHGERTNLERERQRVARLQQRVAQGLQDRPELLAGDIQAAQAELAHLQARQDLLLDRIALFRAFYGVPLPHAP; this is encoded by the coding sequence ATGCTGGCAGTCGAGTTCGATCACCCGACCGCCGCCATGATTCTACCGTCCCCGCTGCTCCGCCCGCGCCGCACCGGCGCCCTGCTCGGCCTGCTCGCGCTTGTCCTGGGTGGCTGCTCCCTGGCGCCGGTCTACCAGCGCCCGCAAGCGGCCCTGCCGCCCACGCTGGGCGCGACCACTGCGACCGAGGCTGCCGCCCCGAACCGTAGCGACAATGCGCTCACCGAGCAGGAACAGCAGTTCGTGCAGGCGTTCTCGCCACAGCACGACCTGACCCCGCTGTTGGCGCAGGCGCTGGCCCACGACCCGGACTTCCGCAATGCCGTGCTGACCGTGCAGCAGGCGCGCGCGCAGTACCGCATCGAACGCGCGCAGCAGCTGCCGCAGCTCGGCCTCGATGCCCAGGGCACGCGCCGCAGCTACGACGACGCGGCCACGCAGGCGCGCTACGGGCAGAAGCTGAGCACTGTCGCGGTCGGCGTGGACGGCTTCGAACTGGATCTGTTTGGCAAGCTGGCCTCGCTGTCGGCGGCCGCGCAGCAGCGTTACCTGGCCTCTGAGGATGGTCGACAGGCGGCACGCGGTGCGCTGATCGCCGAGGTCCTGCGCGCCTACACGCTGGAACGCGCCGCCCTGCAGAGCCAGCAGCAGGCGCAGACCATCGCAGAACGCAGCGCCGCACTGCTGGCGATCGCCATGCGCCAGCAGGCGGTCGGACTGATTTCCCGCGATGCGCTGGACCGTCAACGCCACGACGACGACCAGGCCCAGGCCCGCGCGCAGCAAGCTAGCAGCGACCACGCCGCCGCCCGCCGCGCCCTGCAACTGCTCGCCGGCTACACCGCGCCCGACGGTGCCGGCACCCTGCAGGATCTGCTGCCCCGCGCCGAGCAGGACGACGGCCACGCCTGGCGCGACCTCGACTCGCAGTTGCTGTTGCAGCGCCCGGATGTCCGCCAGGCCGAGGCCGAGCTGCGCGCGCGCAATGCCGACATCGGCGCCGCGCGCGCCGCGTTCTTTCCGTCGATCCGCCTGAGCACCTCGCTGGGCACCGCCAGCGAGGCATTGAACGGCCTGTTCATGCCCGGCAGCCGCACCTGGAGCTTCATGCCGCAACTGCTGCTGCCGCTGTTCGATGGCGGCCGCAACCGCGCCAACCTGGATCTCGCGCAGCTGCGCAAGGACGGCGCGGTGGTCGACTACGAGAAGACCGTGGAAGCGGCGTTCCGCGAGGTGGCCGATGCGCTGGATGCGTTGCCGGCGCTGCAGCAGCGCGAGCACGGCGAACGCACCAACCTGGAACGCGAACGCCAGCGCGTGGCGCGCCTGCAGCAACGCGTGGCGCAGGGCCTGCAGGACCGCCCCGAGCTCCTGGCAGGCGATATCCAGGCCGCACAGGCCGAACTGGCGCACCTGCAGGCGCGCCAGGATCTGCTGCTCGATCGCATCGCGCTGTTCCGCGCGTTCTACGGCGTGCCGTTGCCGCACGCGCCCTGA
- a CDS encoding response regulator produces MHAKKILLVEDDADSASILEAYLRRDGFEVTIAEDGQKAVAVHAQWKPDLVLLDVMLPRLSGTEVLSTIRRSSDTPVIMVTAMGDEPEKLGALRYGADDYVVKPYSPKEVVARVYAVLRRAGPARASEEPLRHERLTVDTAAVRATVRNADGHEVALELTPTEFNILATLMKTPFKAFTRSELLEICLPDSDALERVVDAHVHNLRKKLEHEQVTGLLVTVRAIGYRFR; encoded by the coding sequence ATGCACGCGAAGAAGATCCTGCTGGTCGAAGACGATGCCGACAGCGCCAGCATCCTCGAGGCCTACCTGCGCCGCGACGGCTTCGAGGTCACCATCGCCGAGGACGGGCAGAAGGCGGTGGCCGTGCATGCGCAGTGGAAGCCGGACCTGGTGCTGCTGGACGTGATGCTGCCGCGGCTCAGCGGCACCGAGGTGCTGTCCACGATCCGCCGCAGCAGCGACACGCCGGTGATCATGGTCACCGCGATGGGCGACGAGCCGGAGAAGCTCGGCGCGCTGCGCTACGGTGCCGACGACTACGTGGTCAAGCCGTACAGCCCCAAGGAAGTGGTGGCGCGGGTGTATGCGGTGCTGCGCCGCGCCGGGCCGGCGCGCGCCAGCGAGGAGCCGCTGCGCCACGAGCGGCTCACCGTGGACACGGCGGCGGTGCGCGCCACCGTGCGCAATGCCGATGGCCACGAGGTGGCGCTGGAACTGACCCCGACCGAGTTCAACATCCTGGCGACGCTGATGAAGACGCCGTTCAAGGCCTTCACCCGCAGCGAACTGCTGGAGATCTGCCTGCCCGACAGCGATGCGCTGGAGCGGGTGGTGGATGCGCACGTGCACAACCTGCGCAAGAAGCTGGAACACGAACAGGTCACCGGCCTGCTGGTGACGGTGCGCGCGATCGGCTACCGCTTCCGATGA
- a CDS encoding sensor histidine kinase, which produces MNWAWFRRRRHVPLWQWVGLRMSALAVLTIIAIALGMLLRFAIWDASTLSRLPPQARREMLQLREDPHSNARRLWELFETYYDVADFLPGLASRDWLLLAGMILASIPVIVVCGLLASRPLSRQFSNVAEAARRISDGDFAARARVVPGAPDELAGLAIDFNGMSAQLQQYERELRESSAMLAHELRTPLNAAMGRVQGMLDQVFPSSEEQLRMVQRQLEQINRLVGDLHLLSMARANQLMLEPQRFALGALVRERLTWAAQPLQEAGMQVQVRIPEQLYISADRDRLGQVLLVLIDNALRYAAAGGELALEAQADADGVMIRVADRGPGVDEEALARMGDRFWRADDSRARHSGGSGLGLSIAAAICHAHGGALEFTNREGGGLCARVRLPPGFPGDAGPGGGNAPAPNPRKRQV; this is translated from the coding sequence ATGAACTGGGCCTGGTTCCGCCGCAGGCGCCACGTGCCGCTGTGGCAGTGGGTAGGCCTGCGCATGAGCGCGCTGGCGGTGCTGACCATCATCGCGATCGCGCTGGGCATGCTGCTGCGTTTCGCGATCTGGGATGCCTCCACGCTGAGCCGCCTGCCGCCGCAGGCGCGGCGGGAGATGCTGCAACTGCGCGAGGATCCGCACAGCAACGCGCGGCGCCTGTGGGAGTTGTTCGAGACCTACTACGACGTGGCCGATTTCCTGCCCGGGCTGGCCAGCCGCGACTGGCTGCTGCTGGCGGGCATGATCCTGGCGTCGATCCCGGTGATCGTGGTCTGCGGCCTGCTCGCCTCGCGGCCGCTGTCGCGGCAGTTCTCCAACGTGGCCGAGGCGGCGCGGCGGATCAGCGACGGCGATTTCGCCGCGCGTGCGCGGGTGGTACCCGGTGCACCGGACGAACTGGCCGGGCTGGCCATCGACTTCAACGGCATGAGCGCGCAGCTGCAGCAGTACGAACGCGAGCTGCGCGAGTCCAGCGCGATGCTGGCGCATGAACTGCGCACGCCGCTGAATGCGGCGATGGGCCGGGTGCAGGGCATGCTCGACCAGGTGTTCCCGAGCAGCGAAGAGCAGCTGCGCATGGTCCAGCGCCAACTGGAGCAGATCAATCGCCTGGTCGGCGACCTGCACCTGCTGTCGATGGCCCGCGCCAACCAGCTGATGCTGGAGCCGCAGCGCTTCGCGCTCGGCGCGCTGGTCCGCGAACGCCTGACCTGGGCCGCGCAGCCGCTGCAGGAGGCCGGCATGCAGGTGCAGGTGCGCATTCCCGAACAGTTGTACATCAGCGCCGACCGCGATCGCCTGGGCCAGGTACTGTTGGTGCTGATCGACAATGCGCTGCGCTACGCCGCGGCCGGTGGCGAACTGGCCCTGGAGGCGCAGGCCGATGCCGACGGTGTGATGATCCGCGTCGCCGACCGCGGTCCCGGTGTCGACGAGGAAGCGCTGGCGCGGATGGGCGACCGTTTCTGGCGTGCCGACGACTCGCGCGCACGCCATTCCGGCGGCAGCGGCCTCGGCCTGTCGATCGCCGCGGCCATCTGCCATGCGCACGGCGGCGCGCTGGAATTCACCAATCGCGAGGGCGGCGGGTTGTGCGCGCGGGTGCGTTTGCCGCCTGGTTTTCCAGGTGACGCCGGCCCGGGTGGAGGCAACGCGCCTGCGCCAAATCCGCGCAAACGGCAGGTTTGA
- a CDS encoding epoxide hydrolase, producing MTDAIAPFQIHVSQSELDDLQQRLGQTRWPSAETVSDQSQGPQVERIRRLVDRWQTGYDWRVTEKLLNGWNSSRTTIDGLDIHFLHVRSPEPDALPLLLTHGWPGSILEFREVIGALSDPVANGGKASDAFHLVIPSLPGFGFSGKPVTTGWGVGRTAMAWVQLMQRLGYGKRWGAQGGDWGSAITTALGFMQPPGLVGIHLNMVMFDPSAEEIANATPAEQRMLDDAKRYYTEFSGYMRLQSTRPQSVSFGLADSPTGLAAWIYALFQDVSQSNGEPEKVVTLDHLIDDIMLYWLPNAGPSSARFYWEAAHEIGTAMPSHAMRTPTGISMLPGEQVRISRQWAKRRFEDLRFFGEAERGGHFAAMENPSAFADHVRETFRSLR from the coding sequence ATGACGGACGCCATTGCACCGTTTCAGATCCACGTCTCACAGTCAGAACTCGATGACCTCCAGCAACGTCTGGGGCAAACCCGCTGGCCCAGCGCGGAAACGGTGAGCGACCAGAGCCAGGGCCCACAAGTCGAGCGCATTCGACGTCTGGTCGACCGCTGGCAGACTGGCTACGACTGGCGCGTAACGGAGAAGCTTCTGAATGGCTGGAACAGCAGTCGCACTACCATTGACGGATTGGATATCCATTTCCTTCATGTGCGCTCCCCGGAACCGGATGCGCTTCCATTGCTGTTGACGCATGGATGGCCGGGATCCATTCTTGAGTTTCGTGAGGTCATCGGCGCACTGAGTGACCCGGTAGCCAATGGCGGTAAAGCGTCGGACGCCTTTCATTTGGTGATTCCGTCGTTGCCTGGCTTTGGTTTCTCCGGGAAACCCGTCACCACCGGATGGGGAGTAGGGCGAACGGCGATGGCATGGGTCCAGTTGATGCAGCGGCTGGGCTACGGCAAGCGGTGGGGTGCCCAGGGTGGCGACTGGGGCAGTGCGATCACGACAGCACTTGGATTTATGCAGCCGCCAGGCTTGGTCGGCATCCATCTGAACATGGTGATGTTCGACCCGAGCGCAGAGGAGATCGCCAACGCCACGCCTGCTGAGCAGAGGATGCTCGATGACGCCAAGCGCTACTACACGGAATTTTCCGGCTACATGCGGCTTCAAAGCACGCGGCCGCAATCTGTGAGTTTCGGCTTGGCTGATTCTCCGACCGGCTTGGCTGCCTGGATCTATGCGCTCTTTCAGGACGTCTCCCAAAGCAACGGCGAACCCGAAAAAGTGGTCACATTGGACCATCTCATCGACGACATCATGTTGTACTGGCTCCCCAATGCAGGCCCAAGCTCCGCGCGGTTTTATTGGGAAGCCGCGCATGAAATAGGGACAGCGATGCCTTCGCACGCGATGCGGACGCCAACGGGCATCAGCATGCTTCCAGGAGAACAGGTGCGTATTTCCCGGCAATGGGCAAAGCGACGCTTTGAGGATTTACGTTTCTTTGGAGAAGCGGAGCGGGGCGGGCATTTCGCTGCAATGGAAAATCCGTCCGCTTTTGCTGATCACGTGCGAGAGACCTTTCGGTCGCTTCGATGA
- a CDS encoding TetR/AcrR family transcriptional regulator, with protein MKAAKQKSKGGRPSLDKAGDVERRLLDAALQLFLERGFEHTSCEEIARLAGAGKASLYARYANKDAIFEAVIRRDVETQPAPAPASVPMDLEGRLRLAGQGILAHALQPETVAMMRLVVGTSIRAPALAAEVNRIGWEGGLQRVRVAILDGPDQPADPSTLARNFVDLVFAPHQLRALLGEDPGNLVDTASDRVEWALGLLRTAGQLKTERPR; from the coding sequence ATGAAAGCTGCGAAGCAGAAATCCAAAGGCGGGAGGCCGTCGCTAGATAAGGCGGGCGATGTCGAGCGGCGCCTACTCGACGCGGCATTGCAACTTTTTCTGGAACGCGGCTTCGAGCACACCTCGTGTGAAGAAATTGCGCGATTGGCGGGCGCAGGAAAGGCAAGTCTTTATGCCCGCTATGCCAACAAAGACGCCATCTTCGAGGCGGTGATTCGCCGTGATGTCGAGACGCAGCCCGCGCCCGCCCCTGCCAGCGTCCCGATGGATCTGGAGGGGCGGCTAAGGCTCGCAGGTCAAGGAATACTCGCGCACGCCTTGCAACCCGAGACAGTGGCCATGATGCGTTTGGTCGTCGGCACGTCCATCCGAGCGCCGGCGCTTGCCGCTGAGGTCAACCGGATCGGTTGGGAGGGCGGGCTGCAGCGCGTCCGCGTGGCGATTCTCGATGGCCCGGATCAACCTGCCGACCCGTCCACCTTGGCACGCAACTTCGTCGACCTGGTCTTCGCCCCGCATCAACTTCGAGCGCTGCTGGGGGAAGACCCCGGCAACTTGGTCGACACTGCATCAGACCGCGTCGAGTGGGCACTTGGGCTTCTCAGAACTGCGGGTCAGCTAAAGACTGAGCGCCCTCGTTGA